Below is a genomic region from Astatotilapia calliptera chromosome 2, fAstCal1.2, whole genome shotgun sequence.
CTTAGAACATTTCACTAACATTTACCTGCTCCTGAACGGTGTAACCCCACTGGTTCTGAGAGTGGTGTGGATCCCAATATCCTGCCTGTCTCTTCAGCCTGATAAATCCCTTTGCCTCCTCTTCCTTCAGGAAAGGGGCAGCAAAACCCCCtaaaaacattaacattgaCGGATATTATAATACTTGTAGGTGCATGTATTAAATAAGAATTCCTAACAACACTGACATAAATAGAAGTCATGAGCGAATCCTGGATGTTAAGTAGGTCTAGTAGAACACTGcatgtttaaattttaaaactatAATTTTCAAAACTATGTTTCAGGACTTTAAATCTACAACACCAGCACATATACTTGCAGTAACAACAGAGGAGAAAACTTACCACTCAAAACAGCTAACAGGATCACAAACTTCATGTCTGTGAAATtatgagtaaagaaaatgttttagaagaaagagagaaatgtgTAGACATCTAACTGCTTGAGCTGTCAGGTGTGAATACTGTAAAGTTTCATTAAAACGAGACAGAAAGGGAGATTTACCTGCAGCGGTGTCATTCGTCTGAATGTGTGAGTGTTTCGGATTCAGCTTAAAATCCATCATGAAAAGTGAACAACACTTTCCTTcatagatttttttccctttaatacCAGAAACCAGAAGGGAATGAAAGAACTCAAGCATCAGGGCAGGCCATCACTCTGAgtcaacatttacatttatctgTTGCCAGCAGACCAAACAGCAGGCCTTCCCCCACAGCAGCCAGGCTGTGAGATTCAGCATAGAGATGTTACCGGCTGTATTTTTAGGCCATGACAGTCACTAAAACGTTTATTCTGTAAGACGTGTTTggtttaaataaattacaattaGCGAAGAAAAGATGCTTACAAATGCTTTTTTCTAGACACAGCTATTCTTTGCTTTTTGGCTACATTTTAAAAcccttaaaaacaaaagttatgttGAACTTTAAAGGTATTATTGCATCAACTTTTTCCACAAAAGATTCTCCACTCATGTTACTTTGAACTCTTATTGCATTATATTGCAatagatatttttttctgtttcaaatgGTATTACCAAATtccttatgttttatgttatatAAATAACCATATATTATTGAACGCACGACCTATTTTTATAGTCTTGTAGAAGTAaagcttgtgtgtgtatgtctacaTTTCTACCACTAGGTGTAGTCCTATCCACACTGACTTTTGGTTAGAGCGTTCACTCTTTGTGTGACACAAATGGCAAAACAACTGCCATTTTTCCAAAATAATTTTTGTAATCTGTGTTGGTATATTAAGAAAATAAGTATGAGAAAATACaccgtgaaaaaaaaaacacacttaaagaataaaacaaaacaaacataaatgtgGCCAGATGTTGATGCATTAAACTATTAACATAAAATCAGGAGTGAAACTGACAAAATGAAGCAgattaattaataaacaaaaactccaACTTACGTGATGGATTTAATGAAAGGGAAATATTAACACATA
It encodes:
- the LOC113006668 gene encoding uncharacterized protein C3orf85: MMDFKLNPKHSHIQTNDTAADMKFVILLAVLSGGFAAPFLKEEEAKGFIRLKRQAGYWDPHHSQNQWGYTVQEQANEYWTAIRTDAQYYMDMSNLMFDRSVATENNRMYMEMLRNARAHLDSLTGRNG